Proteins from a single region of Acanthochromis polyacanthus isolate Apoly-LR-REF ecotype Palm Island chromosome 11, KAUST_Apoly_ChrSc, whole genome shotgun sequence:
- the LOC127536087 gene encoding chitin synthase chs-2-like, whose product MAMDDVMQWYIYCIGETASIYCSHHGGGKRPAQVLFFEFLVSVGAAILIIVAMPHLDIVTNVTILNSVAIFSALLQVVAQCTSEERNRFLLPSITAFILILLGFVLFLVLYIIKDPTDTQMAIWVGLAVGGAFLVSLNWWENYFRVISENTNSTSLKNLCKDITRCRNMLHILSSLIRIVVTACVLGAYIPLANMDWDIVTSIPSRETRIIAIIIGVQLISSALCHWFSLVACKMHAVRRCFVLPFIFQNIDEKLFRKQQQIPDQTIIRTPYGGRLVVTMPHGNNIVVHFKDKELIRHKKRWSQIMYLYYLLGYKLMTKYYSCWRTGDDEKELKEKVEKQNTYLLALDGDTDFQPGAVMLLIDRMKMYPRVGAVCGRIHPTGSGPAVWFQKFEYAVSHWLQKTAEHVYGCVLCSPGCFSLFRAAALMDDNVMKRYSTKSMEASHYIQYDQGEDRWLCTLLLKQGWRVEYNAASDAYTNAPESFKELYNQRRRWGPSTMANIVDLLGATNLLSKRNSSMSKAFMFYQLFSIISGTLAPATICLLVAGGLSLIFSIDSAGALVIAVIPPAIYLGLCFHLKADTQIAIAAIMSITYAFLMLVVTMTIIASMVENLVSPSNIFVVCMGIIYIVTAIMHPQEFGLIFYGLLYIVCVPSAYLLLTIYSMVNMNNVSWGTRETKPAAGAAPPADEVKFWNELQEKYLKPLADDKERQKKIANDLRELRNKVNTDIK is encoded by the exons ATGGCCATGGATGATGTCATGCAGTGGTATATATACTGTATTGGAGAGACAGCATCTATTTACTGCAGTCACCATGGCGGAGGAAAGAGACCTGCCCAA GTTCTGTTCTTTGAGTTTCTGGTGTCAGTGGGTGCAGCCATTCTCATCATCGTAGCGATGCCTCACTTGGACATTGTGACCAACGTGACCATACTGAACAGTGTAGCCATCTTCTCTGCGCTCCTTCAGGTGGTCGCTCAGTGCACTTCCGAGGAAAGGAACCGCTTCCTGCTGCCTTCCATCACTGCCTTCATCCTCATTCTGCTTGGTTTTGTTCTGTTCCTTGTCCTGTACATCATCAAGGATCCGACTGATACCCAGATGGCCATTTGGGTGGGTCTGGCTGTTGGTGGGGCCTTCTTGGTGTCTTTGAACTGGTGGGAGAACTACTTCAGAGTGATCAGTGAGAACACAAACTCCACCTCCCTCAAGAACTTGTGCAAAGACATAACAAGGTGCCGGAACATGCTGCACATCCTCTCCAGCCTGATCAGGATTGTGGTGACTGCCTGTGTGCTCGGAGCCTACATCCCTCTGGCCAACATGGACTGGGACATCGTGACCTCCATCCCGAGTCGTGAGACCAGGATCATAGCCATCATCATTGGAGTCCAGCTGATCTCTTCAGCTCTTTGTCACTGGTTTTCACTGGTAGCCTGCAAGATGCACGCCGTGCGACGGTGCTTCGTCCTGCCTTT CATCTTCCAGAACATTGATGAGAAGTTGTtcaggaagcagcagcaaaTCCCTGACCAGACCATCATAAGAACACCGTATGGAGGTCGTCTGGTCGTCACCATGCCTCATGGGAACAACATTGTGGTTCACTTCAAGGATAAAGAACTCATCCGTCACAAGAAGAGATGGTCTCAG ATCATGTACCTTTATTATCTCCTGGGGTATAAACTCATGACCAAATATTACTCATGCTGGAGGACAGGAGACGATGAGAAGGAGTTGAAAGAGAAGGTCGAG AAGCAAAACACCTACCTCCTGGCTTTAGATGGGGACACAGACTTCCAGCCTGGTGCTGTGATGCTGCTCATCGACCGTATGAAGATGTATCCTCGAGTCGGGGCAGTGTGTGGCAGGATTCACCCCACTGGATCAG GTCCTGCAGTCTGGTTCCAGAAATTTGAATATGCTGTTAGTCACTGGCTGCAGAAGACAGCAGAGCATGTGTATGGATGTGTGCTCTGCAGCCCCGGATGCTTCAGtctgttcagagcagcagcgcTAATGGACGACAATGTGATGAAGAGATATTCAACCAAGTCCATGGAGGCGAGCCACTACATCCAGTATGACCAAG GTGAGGATCGCTGGCTTTGCACTCTGCTGTTGAAGCAAGGATGGAGGGTGGAGTACAACGCAGCATCAGATGCCTACACCAATGCACCAGAGAGCTTCAAAGAACTCTACAACCAG CGTCGGCGATGGGGACCATCCACGATGGCCAACATCGTAGATCTGCTGGGTGCCACCAACCTGCTCTCCAAGAGAAACTCCTCCATGTCCAAAGCCTTCATGTTTTACCAACTGTTTAGCATCATCTCGGGCACTCTGGCTCCTGCCACAATCTGCCTTTTGGTCGCag GTGGACTGTCCCTCATCTTTAGCATTGATTCTGCTGGCGCTCTGGTCATTGCTGTGATTCCTCCTGCCATCTATCTGGGTCTTTGCTTCCATCTTAAAGCAGACACTCAAATCGCTATAGCAGCAATCATGAGCATCACGTACGCCTTCCTTATGTTGGTGGTGACAATGACCATTATTG CGTCAATGGTGGAGAACTTGGTGTCACCCAGCAACATATTTGTTGTCTGCATGGGCATCATTTACATAGTCACTGCGATAATGCATCCTCAGGAATTTGGCCTCATTTTCTATGGCTTGCTCTACATCGTCTGCGTCCCCAGCGCCTACCTTCTGCTCACCATCTACTCCATGGTCAACATGAACAATGTTTCTTGGGGGACCAGGGAGACGAAACCTGCTGCTGGCGCTGCTCCACCTGCA GACGAGGTGAAATTCTGGAACGAGCTTCAGGAGAAATACCTGAAACCTCTGGCTGAtgacaaagagagacagaagaagatTGCCAATGACCTGCGAGAGCTAAGAAACAAG GTGAACACTGACATCAAATGA